CGGGTGAGCGATCCAGAATCAACTACGAGCACGACCGGGAGATTCAGCAGCTTCGCCAGATAGGCTGTGGAACCGACGTCGGAATTCCCTGTGAATCCCTCGTACAGTCCGCGCACCCCTTCGACGACACAGACATCAGCATCCTCAGAGGCAAATCCTACGAGGTTGCGGATCTTGTTATCGTCCAGCAGGAAAGAATCCAGGTTCCTCGAAGGACGGCCGGTGGCAGCGCTGTGATACATCGGATCTATGAAATCAGGTCCTACCTTGAACCCCTGTACCTTGTAACGTTTAGACAGAAGGGACATTATGCCTGTGGTGATGGAAGTCTTGCCGACTCCGCTGCCGGTCCCCGCGATGACGAATCCCTTCAAGTCAGATCAGCTCCCTGAGGGTCTGTGCCGTCTCCAGTGTGATGATGCCTTTAGCACCCATCACCAATCCGTGGCTGCCGACTTCTCCTACGGCCGCGAAGCCTTGGTCCAGATAGTTGGAGAGCTCGCGGGGCTGGTCGGTGACCAGTATGCAATCCTCATCGAGTCCGGGGTAGGCATGGCAGATGCCCAGGATGACAGTCAGATCGGGAGAGAATTCCTTGACTGCCTCCTGCATCTCATCCCCTACTACAGCGTATTCGTCGAGTCCGCCGATCACGCGGTCCATCTTCACGCCCTTGGATTCCAGATCCCTCTGGATGTCGGTGCAGTATCCTCTGATCCTCGGCAGACCCTTCTCAGGGTCGATATTCGCTTCGAAATATGTGCTTCCACCCAGTTTCTTACGTGCCTCATCCACTGCAAGGAACATGTCGGCGAAGCGGTAGGCCAGTTCCTTCTTCGCTATCATGACGACCGCGACCCTTTTTCCTGCGGATAGGGCCTCCACGATCCTCCTGCAGACGGATAGCTTGGTGGGGCTTTCGGCGGGGGACAGGTAGGTCCTTCCGGCCATTCCCTTCTTCTTCTCAAGCTGGGTCGCTGCTTTGAGGAGTTTTGACTGGCGGTCGCATTCCTCCTGGGGTATGATGCCTGCGGCAGCTCCTGCCTTCAGGGCGCGTATGGCCCCTTCGGTGTTGTTGTCCATGCAGCCGTGGCAGTCGATTGCGAAGCAGTTGGTATCGCCCATATCGACCCTGCCGATGACAGCCTTGATGTCGTCACCAATGATAGTGCTGGCGCAAGTGCCTATGACGGCCATCGTCTTGGGTGAGAATCTCTCCTTGGCCTCGATCAAAGCTTTCTCCAGCGAGTCCCCTCCCCCGAAGATCAGGTCATTGTCCTTCATTGATGATGTGATAACACGGACACCCGCATTCTCGAGTGGTCTCGATGCCATGAACGAGCATCCTGCGGGACCGTGCATGACGATGACATCCACGTTCATGTCCCTGGCCGTGTACATGGCGGCAACTATGGGGTTGGGACGAGGATGGAACACATCGCTCATTGGTACCCTTCCTTGGTCATGCGCACTACGGTCTTCACCTCGTCCGGGATGTTAGGCTCCGTGCCGTCCCCGGGAGTGACTATCAGTTTCGCCCCGTACTTTCTGACGACTTCCTCGATGAGGTCGCGGTCCAGCTTGTCGCATACCTTCTTGGAAACGGGATCTATGATGACCAGTGCGCCATCCAGGATGTTCATCGCCTGAAGTGTCTTCAGTGTGCGTTCCACGGACATGTGCGAGATCCCTGGGTTGCGCTCCACTATGTATCTCACGCCACCCATATCGCGTATCTCGCCCCTTCCGGGAACGCCTTCGAAATCGGACAGTGCTTTCAGAACGACATCGGCAGGGATGTCCATGGCGTCGCATACCTCCAGGGCCATGTCCATGGCCTCGATGTACTGGAGGGCCAGATAGTTCCCTTTGAGTGAGAACTCGTGATCCCCTTTGTATCTGACCGAGACCTGTAACGGTTCTCCGAACACAGGGTCCCTCTCGACTGTGACCTTCTTCCCTGACAGCCTCAGGGGTTTGCCGTATGCGGACCAGATGTCCTTCTCGGATTCGAGAACGATGTTAGTCCCTTCAGAGAG
This genomic stretch from Thermoplasmata archaeon harbors:
- a CDS encoding hydrogenobyrinic acid a,c-diamide synthase (glutamine-hydrolyzing); translated protein: MKGFVIAGTGSGVGKTSITTGIMSLLSKRYKVQGFKVGPDFIDPMYHSAATGRPSRNLDSFLLDDNKIRNLVGFASEDADVCVVEGVRGLYEGFTGNSDVGSTAYLAKLLNLPVVLVVDSGSLTR
- a CDS encoding Ni-sirohydrochlorin a,c-diamide reductive cyclase catalytic subunit; this translates as MSDVFHPRPNPIVAAMYTARDMNVDVIVMHGPAGCSFMASRPLENAGVRVITSSMKDNDLIFGGGDSLEKALIEAKERFSPKTMAVIGTCASTIIGDDIKAVIGRVDMGDTNCFAIDCHGCMDNNTEGAIRALKAGAAAGIIPQEECDRQSKLLKAATQLEKKKGMAGRTYLSPAESPTKLSVCRRIVEALSAGKRVAVVMIAKKELAYRFADMFLAVDEARKKLGGSTYFEANIDPEKGLPRIRGYCTDIQRDLESKGVKMDRVIGGLDEYAVVGDEMQEAVKEFSPDLTVILGICHAYPGLDEDCILVTDQPRELSNYLDQGFAAVGEVGSHGLVMGAKGIITLETAQTLRELI